One window of the Ciona intestinalis unplaced genomic scaffold, KH HT000124.2, whole genome shotgun sequence genome contains the following:
- the LOC100177032 gene encoding solute carrier family 12 member 9-like, giving the protein MATGTDKDLLINKTSPKSDYAASHTSVRLSSIVDHDQNTLGPQQPKLSTFFGVVVPCCLSMFSVILFLRMGFIVGQAGMLEGLAMLLLAYSIIGLTVLSVCAISTNGAIEGGGAYFMISRALGPEFGGAIGLMFFLANVASTALYVFGLVEAMLSFFGPEGQLQPNIFPKGQWWSYLYGSIILLVCLVVCVVGADIYAKTTFLIFVVVMVCIASIFISFLAKPTFVLKSNVTMVHMNVLHECNATNVTYTSFSEKTFRENLGYDWTIDYTTLKMQNFVIVFAVLFNGCTGIMAGANMSGDLKNPSRSIPVGTISACLITFVVYMALIVLISATTPRSILHCNYSFLLTINLWGPFIAIGVFASSLSAALSCLIGASRILFALARDDLFGIILRPMTKSTSSGNPIVAVLFSWFLVQMTLFVGQLNTIAPIVTIFFLISYAATDLACLALEWASAPNFRPTFKLFTWHTCVLGFISCVIMMFLIQALYTSVSVVVLIILLIIIHYRVPTSSWGYISQALIFHQVRKYMLMLDVRKEHVKFWRPQILLMVKNPRSSCQLIEFINSIKKSGLYVLGHVSIGSLSEMESDILKPQYNHWLNLVDEMGVKAFVELTLSKSVREGTEHLLRISGLGGMKPNTLVLGFHDNLPQKDTFKDLGIFKGGHSRTGSSIASIISHDQPIEEDDAFDSGSFFPDVVETDDSGKLATVDYVAIIADAIKLQKNVCLARYFNQLDKTSMAQDKAKVHYIDVWPVNFLTHIVDRRNNSEASTSAFRTTSSSFFDTTCVFLMQMACILNMTPFWKNRTKLRIFLFTETSDDSTAPGDEELEEFLKTVRIKAEIKPVKWGDVATSSDQTATNPQSNYSDTLKKINSLIRSQHSSTAVTFLYLPTPPMSMDQCVDYIDMLTQISDNLGPTLFVHGLSHVISTTL; this is encoded by the exons ATGGCTACTGGTACAGATAAAGACCTTCTTATCAATAAAACTTCCCCCAAAAGTGATTATGCTGCATCACATACATCAGTTCGTCTCTCAAGCATTGTGGATCATGACCAG AACACCCTGGGACCTCAGCAACCAAAACTCTCAACATTCTTTGGTGTTGTGGTGCCTTGTTGTTTATCTATGTTTAGTGTGATCCTCTTCCTTAGAATGGGGTTCATAGTTGGTCAGGCCGGGATGCTTGAAGGGCTGGCTATGCTTCTACTTGCTTATTCAATCATCGGGTTAACCGTGTTATCTGTGTGTGCCATATCAACTAATGGAGCCATTGAAGGGGGAGGGGCTTACT tcATGATAAGCAGAGCATTAGGACCTGAGTTTGGAGGCGCGATTGGTTTGATGTTCTTCCTTGCAAATGTGGCTTCAACCGCACTCTATGTGTTTGGGTTAGTGGAAGCAATGCTGTCTTTCTTTGGCCCTGAAGGTCAATTGCAACC AAATATATTCCCGAAGGGTCAGTGGTGGAGTTATTTATACGGCTCAATTATTCTCCTTGTGTGTCTGGTTGTTTGTGTGGTTGGTGCGGATATCTACGCCAAAACTACTTTCCTTATATTTGTGGTTGTTATGGTTTGCATTGCGTCAATATTTATAAG TTTTCTTGCGAAACCCACCTTTGTATTGAAGAGCAATGTCACCATGGTGCACATGAATGTATTACATGAATGTAATGCCACTAATGTGACTTACACAAGCTTCAGTGAAAAAACATTTCGGGAAAACTTGGGAT ATGATTGGACGATAGACTACACAACATTAAAGATGCAAAACTTTGTCATTGTGTTTGCTGTCTTGTTTAATGGTTGCACAGGTATTATGGCGGGAGCAAATATGTCAG GTGATTTAAAAAACCCAAGTCGTTCCATCCCAGTGGGAACGATATCTGCTTGTCTCATAACGTTCGTTGTATATATGGCACTTATTGTACTTATTAGTGCTACTACTCCAAG GTCAATTCTTCACTGCAACTACAGTTTCTTACTCACCATCAACTTATGGGGTCCGTTTATCGCGATTGGGGTGTTTGCATCCTCGCTCTCTGCTGCCCTCAGCTGCTTGATTGGAGCGTCAAGGATATTATTCGCTCTTGCCCGAGACGATTTGTTTG GAATCATCTTACGTCCAATGACAAAATCTACAAGTTCAGGCAACCCAATAGTAGCCGTGTTATTCTCATGGTTTCTTGTGCAGATGACTTTATTTGTTGGCCAGTTGAACACCATAGCTCCCATAGTCACAATATTCTTCCTTATTTCTTACGCAGCAACTGATCTTGCTTGTCTTGCATTGGAATGGGCGTCAGCTCCTAACTTCAG GCCAACATTCAAGTTATTCACATGGCATACATGCGTGCTTGGGTTCATCAGTTGTGTAATCATGATGTTTCTTATACAAGCCTTGTACACCTCAGTTAGTGTGGTTGTGTTGATTATTCTGTTGATCATCATCCACTATAGAGTTCCTACTTCATCGTGGGGTTATATCAGCCAAGCTCTTATTTTCCATCAG GTTCGTAAATACATGTTAATGTTGGACGTACGCAAGGAACACGTTAAGTTTTGGAGACCTCAGATTCTGCTTATGGTTAAAAACCCACGAAGTTCTTGTCAGCTGATTGAGTTTATTAATTCAATCAAGAAATCAG GCCTGTACGTCCTCGGCCACGTAAGTATTGGCAGCTTGTCTGAGATGGAGAGCGACATCTTGAAACCCCAATACAACCATTGGTTGAATCTTGTGGATGAGATGGGGGTCAAAGCATTTGTGGAACTCACGTTGTCAAAGTCGGTTAGGGAGGGAACGGAACACTTGTTGCGAATATCTG GTCTTGGAGGAATGAAACCAAACACTTTGGTTCTTGGGTTCCATGATAATTTACCTCAGAAAGATACTTTCAAAGACCTTGGGATATTCAAAGGAGGCCATAGTAGGACTGG TTCCAGCATTGCTTCCATCATCTCACACGACCAACCAATTGAAGAAGATGACGCGTTCGATTCTGGAAGCTTCTTTCCCGATGTCGTAGAAACCGATGACTCGGGAAAACTAGCAACTGTTGATTACGTTGCAATTATTGCTGATGCCATAAAACTGCAGAAGAATGTTTGTCTTGCTAGATATTTTAATCAG CTTGACAAAACAAGCATGGCACAGGACAAAGCCAAGGTTCATTACATCGATGTTTGGCCCGTCAACTTTCTCACTCATATTGTGGATAGAAGGAATAACTCAGAAGCCAGTACCTCGGct TTCCGCACCACATCCTCATCTTTCTTCGACACTACTTGTGTCTTCCTGATGCAGATGGCTTGCATCCTTAATATGACTCCTTTCTGGAAGAATCGAACAAAGTTGAGGATCTTCCTTTTCACCGAAACATCTGATGACTCTACTGCTCCCGGTGACGAGGAATTGGAG GAGTTTCTTAAAACTGTCCGCATCAAAGCTGAGATAAAACCCGTCAAGTGGGGTGATGTGGCGACATCCAGTGACCAAACCGCAACGAATCCGCAAAGCAATTATTCCGATACGCTAAAA aaaataaatTCTCTCATACGTTCACAACACTCAAGTACAGCAGTTACATTCCTCTATCTACCAACCCCACCCATGAGCATGGATCAGTGTGTGGATTACATTGACATGTTAACGCAGATTAGTGACAACCTCGGCCCAACCCTATTTGTCCATGGTCTCTCCCATGTTATTTCAACtactttgtga
- the LOC100176226 gene encoding aldose reductase-like, whose product MTVPSIKLNTGCEMPIVGLGTWKSKSGEVQRAVEVAIDSGYRHVDCALVYGNEKEVGSALKKKIDEGKVTREDMFITGKLWNVFHHPSKVRGSLQESLNNLQTSYLDLYLIHWPMAYVLQPDGNLFPKDSNGKFIYDDTDYVDTWKELEKAKEEGIVKNIGVSNFNAYQVNRIIKECKVVPAVNQVELHPYLNQEETVKFCQTNKVAMTAYSPLGSPDRPWVKPDEPVLLEDPKLVAIAERLKKTVAQILLRYQIQRNIIVIPKSVTPSRIQSNLQLFDFELSADDMATVAGFDRSFRGCALEWVSDHKYWPFKENYTE is encoded by the exons ATGACAGTTCCTAGCATTAAACTAAACACTGGATGTGAGATGCCTATAGTTGGGCTGGGGACTTGGAAG tCCAAATCCGGTGAGGTACAGCGCGCAGTAGAGGTTGCCATCGACAGTGGATATCGTCACGTAGATTGTGCGCTCGTGTATGGAAACGAAAAGGAAGTTGGATCTGCTTTGAAGAAGAAGATTGATGAAGGGAAAGTGACGAGAGAGGATATGTTTATCACTGGGAAG CTTTGGAACGTCTTCCATCATCCGTCCAAAGTCCGTGGTTCGCTGCaagaaagtttaaacaatctCCAAACTTCATATCTTGATCTATACCTCATACACTGGCCTATGGCTTATGTGCTG CAACCAGATGGAAACCTCTTCCCCAAAGATTCGAACGGGAAGTTTATTTACGATGATACAGATTATGTGGATACTTGGAAG GAGCTTGAGAAAGCCAAAGAGGAAGGCATCGTGAAAAACATTGGCGTGTCGAACTTTAACGCTTACCAAGTTAACCGTATCATCAAAGAATGCAAAGTAGTACCAGCTGTCAATCAAGTGGAGCTCCACCCATATTTGAACCAGGAAGAAACCGTGAAATTTTGCCAAACCAATAAAGTAGCAATGACGGCATACAGCCCCCTTGGCTCCCCTGATAGACCatg GGTTAAACCAGATGAACCTGTATTGTTAGAAGATCCAAAGTTGGTCGCCATTGCTGAAAGATTGAAGAAAACCGTGGCCCAAATATTGTTGCGATACCAAATCCAACGTAATATTATTGTAATTCCTAAGAGTGTAACTCCGTCAAGAATACAAAGTAACTTGCAG TTGTTTGATTTTGAGCTTTCTGCTGATGATATGGCAACCGTGGCTGGCTTTGATCGTTCCTTCAGGGGTTGTGCATTAGAATG gGTCTCTGACCACAAGTACTGGCCATTCAAGGAAAACTACACCGAGTAA
- the LOC100187267 gene encoding uncharacterized protein C1orf112 homolog isoform X1: MSQKSTCGLSVSETVENLNDFAKLCLQENVDYESFNLTLCLQPAKELPLHIIKTSSFQETAYGFYQDLETVFQCFLKSLNKQLIEGTLKVELLKNCVNVVDVFYLFLKTLVGLQEGVSPLGLPHYNCIPIVTLDLLKASYQHCKNSESAYGNNFSIATELLQSLYQKTFMVQKLFSIFLNKLFLDQNVESKPEELEVYQNVCIKLLNLTSVVDEMDCNLVAVTWKILLSFATKFQPCLKSLDQVELIVDKLVCGLKHHIKNAAGVALQAINENTTKEFTVSCRMACFFIEGLTKLIQLYDPNQTMVARLTELVYCVFEDTLPILSTKEGEVEKLNPKLQNLVSFHFMGEMEKFLTFFVDCDLFRNQVLCQASTTEPLPKLLLLLNLVRPINCSQHVLSWFESTNEKLSIIQTFFDIIPQVYTELCILSIHVNKDTLPLYEVVASRVSACVLASPSFHQVEIELLNNLLCPHPYKSMLAADVWCFLARLIPPDESFQQFKALVLLLKNLPHYCATKAPLFVLVGRLFSFLLPHHQEAIVSTYSMKSNFALWESLSSSGHQFSAPIMIDSCQTCVTLIDGWVGNGGCLGDSCDVVSCLNITHNLLQSSNITDELHKNLSLKQSLSLLNETLQSLWLVLPTYIQVGEAMTELLKHLLRVSTSFIKWMFNFNLSLVTCKVLTYLQNHPNAVLTCEVAKFLVTLESLGSKMVGNETKIKLWKQVICDATKNWLSQHKVFNEMELFSRLTRNPSNINLICAGSNNLELLKSHLQRIPVESNTSIPCIYDKHRLKLLETIISNTSENRDQFTKCLQQVFISLQILKDCKPNMSKQNKETLQNSLEILNKIFTTTNSD, from the exons ATGTCGCAGAAATCGACGTGTGGGTTATCTGTCTCTGAAACTGTGGAAAATCTAAAT GATTTCGCGAAACTGTGTTTACAAGAGAATGTTGATTATGAATCTTTCAATCTGACTTTGTGTCTTCAACCTGCCAAAGAATTGCCCCtgcatattattaaaacaagtagTTTCCAAGAGACAGCATATGGATTTTATCAAGATTTGGAAACTGTGTTTCAGTGTTTTTTGAAAAG cttGAACAAACAACTCATAGAGGGAACATTGAAAGTTGAGTTGCTTAAG AATTGTGTAAACGTGGTTGATGTATTCTATCTCTTTCTCAAAACTTTGGTTGGTTTACAAGAAGGAGTATCTCCACTGGGGCTTCCCCATTATAATTGTATTCCCATTGTTACATTGGATTTGTTGAAGGCATCTTATCAACATTGCAAG AACAGTGAGTCAGCATATGGTAATAACTTCTCAATAGCAACGGAGTTGTTGCAATCCTTGTaccaaaaaacttttatggTGCAAAAACTTTTCTCAATATTTTTGAACAAGTTATTTCTGGATCAAAATGTTGAATCCAAACCTGAGGAACTGGAGGTTTATCAAAACG TTTGTATCAAGTTATTGAATCTTACATCTGTGGTGGATGAAATGGATTGCAACCTTGTTGCTGTTACATGGAAAATATTACTGag ttttgcaaCGAAATTTCAACCCTGCCTAAAAAGTTTGGATCAAGTTGAATTAATTGTTGATAAGTTGGTTTGTGGGTTGAAACATCATATCAAGAATGCAGCTGGTGTTGCACTACAAGCAATAAATG AAAACACAACAAAGGAATTCACTGTGTCTTGTAGAATGGCTTGTTTTTTCATTGAAGGTTTGACCAAATTAATTCAACTTTATGATCCCAACCAAACAATGGTTGCTCGTCTCACTGAGCTTGTCTACTGTGTATTTGAAGATACTTTGCCTATTTTATCA acAAAAGAAGGAGAAGTTGAGAAGTTAAATCCAAAACTTCAGAACCTGGTTTCATTTCACTTTATGGGGGAAATGGAAaaatttcttactttttttGTGGATTGTGATTTATTTCGGAACCAAGTGCTTTGCCAGG CCTCTACCACCGAACCCCTTCCAAAGTTGTTATTGTTGCTGAACTTGGTTCGACCAATCAACTGCTCTCAACATGTATTGTCATGGTTTGAATCAACCAATGAGAAACTTTCAATTATTCAAACTTTCTTTGACATCATCCCACAAG TATACACGGAACTTTGCATCTTATCCATCCATGTCAATAAAGACACTCTTCCTCTTTATGAGGTTGTTGCTTCTCGTGTCTCAGCTTGTGTCCTTGCATCTCCATCTTTCCACCAGGTGGAGATAGAGTTGTTGAATAACTTGCTTTGTCCTCACCCTTATAAAAGTATGCTTGCGGCAGATGTGTGGTGCTTTCTAGCAAG GTTAATTCCACCCGATGAAAGTTTCCAACAATTCAAAGCCCTTGttctattgttaaaaaatcttCCCCATTATTGCGCAACAAAGGCACCATTGTTTGTCCTAGTTGGTCGACTGTTCTCTTTCCTCCTTCCTCACCACCAGGAGGCGATCGTGAGCACTTACTCGATGAAATCAAACTTTGCATTGTGGGAAAGTTTGA gtTCATCCGGCCACCAGTTTTCCGCTCCAATAATGATTGACAGCTGTCAAACTTGTGTGACATTGATTGATGGGTGGGTTGGTAATGGAGGTTGTTTAGGAGATTCATGCGATGTTGTGTCTTGTTTAAATATCACGCATAACTTGTTGCAATCCTCGAATATAACAGATGAACTACATAAG AATCTTTCACTTAAACAATCTCTATCTTTATTGAATGAAACTTTACAAAGTTTGTGGTTGGTTCTGCCGACCTATATACAAGTTGGTGAAGCCATGACTGAGCTGCTGAAACACCTTCTACGAGTCTCAACTTCGTTTATTAAGTGGATGTTCAACTTCAACCTTTCTCTT gtaacttgtaaagttCTAACATATCTTCAAAACCACCCCAATGCTGTGTTAACATGTGAAGTTGCAAAGTTTCTTGTTACTTTGGAAAGCCTGGGATCAAAAATGGTGGGCAAT GAAACGAAGATAAAACTTTGGAAACAAGTTATTTGTGACGCAACAAAGAATTGGTTGTCTCAACACAAAGTTTTCAATGAAATGGAATTATTTTCCCGTCTGACAAGAAATCCTTCCAATATTAATCTCATCTGTGCAGGAAGCAACAACCTGGAACTCCTGAAATCACATCTACAGAGG
- the LOC100187267 gene encoding uncharacterized protein C1orf112 homolog isoform X2 has protein sequence MSQKSTCGLSVSETVENLNDFAKLCLQENVDYESFNLTLCLQPAKELPLHIIKTSSFQETAYGFYQDLETVFQCFLKSLNKQLIEGTLKVELLKNCVNVVDVFYLFLKTLVGLQEGVSPLGLPHYNCIPIVTLDLLKASYQHCKNSESAYGNNFSIATELLQSLYQKTFMVQKLFSIFLNKLFLDQNVESKPEELEVYQNVCIKLLNLTSVVDEMDCNLVAVTWKILLSFATKFQPCLKSLDQVELIVDKLVCGLKHHIKNAAGVALQAINENTTKEFTVSCRMACFFIEGLTKLIQLYDPNQTMVARLTELVYCVFEDTLPILSTKEGEVEKLNPKLQNLVSFHFMGEMEKFLTFFVDCDLFRNQVLCQASTTEPLPKLLLLLNLVRPINCSQHVLSWFESTNEKLSIIQTFFDIIPQVYTELCILSIHVNKDTLPLYEVVASRVSACVLASPSFHQVEIELLNNLLCPHPYKSMLAADVWCFLARLIPPDESFQQFKALVLLLKNLPHYCATKAPLFVLVGRLFSFLLPHHQEAIVSTYSMKSNFALWESLSSSGHQFSAPIMIDSCQTCVTLIDGWVGNGGCLGDSCDVVSCLNITHNLLQSSNITDELHKNLSLKQSLSLLNETLQSLWLVLPTYIQVGEAMTELLKHLLRVSTSFIKWMFNFNLSLVTCKVLTYLQNHPNAVLTCEVAKFLVTLESLGSKMVGNETKIKLWKQVICDATKNWLSQHKVFNEMELFSRLTRNPSNINLICAGSNNLELLKSHLQRTFYRLFCV, from the exons ATGTCGCAGAAATCGACGTGTGGGTTATCTGTCTCTGAAACTGTGGAAAATCTAAAT GATTTCGCGAAACTGTGTTTACAAGAGAATGTTGATTATGAATCTTTCAATCTGACTTTGTGTCTTCAACCTGCCAAAGAATTGCCCCtgcatattattaaaacaagtagTTTCCAAGAGACAGCATATGGATTTTATCAAGATTTGGAAACTGTGTTTCAGTGTTTTTTGAAAAG cttGAACAAACAACTCATAGAGGGAACATTGAAAGTTGAGTTGCTTAAG AATTGTGTAAACGTGGTTGATGTATTCTATCTCTTTCTCAAAACTTTGGTTGGTTTACAAGAAGGAGTATCTCCACTGGGGCTTCCCCATTATAATTGTATTCCCATTGTTACATTGGATTTGTTGAAGGCATCTTATCAACATTGCAAG AACAGTGAGTCAGCATATGGTAATAACTTCTCAATAGCAACGGAGTTGTTGCAATCCTTGTaccaaaaaacttttatggTGCAAAAACTTTTCTCAATATTTTTGAACAAGTTATTTCTGGATCAAAATGTTGAATCCAAACCTGAGGAACTGGAGGTTTATCAAAACG TTTGTATCAAGTTATTGAATCTTACATCTGTGGTGGATGAAATGGATTGCAACCTTGTTGCTGTTACATGGAAAATATTACTGag ttttgcaaCGAAATTTCAACCCTGCCTAAAAAGTTTGGATCAAGTTGAATTAATTGTTGATAAGTTGGTTTGTGGGTTGAAACATCATATCAAGAATGCAGCTGGTGTTGCACTACAAGCAATAAATG AAAACACAACAAAGGAATTCACTGTGTCTTGTAGAATGGCTTGTTTTTTCATTGAAGGTTTGACCAAATTAATTCAACTTTATGATCCCAACCAAACAATGGTTGCTCGTCTCACTGAGCTTGTCTACTGTGTATTTGAAGATACTTTGCCTATTTTATCA acAAAAGAAGGAGAAGTTGAGAAGTTAAATCCAAAACTTCAGAACCTGGTTTCATTTCACTTTATGGGGGAAATGGAAaaatttcttactttttttGTGGATTGTGATTTATTTCGGAACCAAGTGCTTTGCCAGG CCTCTACCACCGAACCCCTTCCAAAGTTGTTATTGTTGCTGAACTTGGTTCGACCAATCAACTGCTCTCAACATGTATTGTCATGGTTTGAATCAACCAATGAGAAACTTTCAATTATTCAAACTTTCTTTGACATCATCCCACAAG TATACACGGAACTTTGCATCTTATCCATCCATGTCAATAAAGACACTCTTCCTCTTTATGAGGTTGTTGCTTCTCGTGTCTCAGCTTGTGTCCTTGCATCTCCATCTTTCCACCAGGTGGAGATAGAGTTGTTGAATAACTTGCTTTGTCCTCACCCTTATAAAAGTATGCTTGCGGCAGATGTGTGGTGCTTTCTAGCAAG GTTAATTCCACCCGATGAAAGTTTCCAACAATTCAAAGCCCTTGttctattgttaaaaaatcttCCCCATTATTGCGCAACAAAGGCACCATTGTTTGTCCTAGTTGGTCGACTGTTCTCTTTCCTCCTTCCTCACCACCAGGAGGCGATCGTGAGCACTTACTCGATGAAATCAAACTTTGCATTGTGGGAAAGTTTGA gtTCATCCGGCCACCAGTTTTCCGCTCCAATAATGATTGACAGCTGTCAAACTTGTGTGACATTGATTGATGGGTGGGTTGGTAATGGAGGTTGTTTAGGAGATTCATGCGATGTTGTGTCTTGTTTAAATATCACGCATAACTTGTTGCAATCCTCGAATATAACAGATGAACTACATAAG AATCTTTCACTTAAACAATCTCTATCTTTATTGAATGAAACTTTACAAAGTTTGTGGTTGGTTCTGCCGACCTATATACAAGTTGGTGAAGCCATGACTGAGCTGCTGAAACACCTTCTACGAGTCTCAACTTCGTTTATTAAGTGGATGTTCAACTTCAACCTTTCTCTT gtaacttgtaaagttCTAACATATCTTCAAAACCACCCCAATGCTGTGTTAACATGTGAAGTTGCAAAGTTTCTTGTTACTTTGGAAAGCCTGGGATCAAAAATGGTGGGCAAT GAAACGAAGATAAAACTTTGGAAACAAGTTATTTGTGACGCAACAAAGAATTGGTTGTCTCAACACAAAGTTTTCAATGAAATGGAATTATTTTCCCGTCTGACAAGAAATCCTTCCAATATTAATCTCATCTGTGCAGGAAGCAACAACCTGGAACTCCTGAAATCACATCTACAGAGG